One segment of Natronobacterium texcoconense DNA contains the following:
- a CDS encoding DUF7522 family protein, which yields MESVDIDPKLADELVSVCRTTVGDELRSITYFTEDAVSQLYLRSDLEQTADLVGFAEHERMGFHSQSAYRNTQLGEYQATIRTFENGYLTRIIRDEHGVWVTTDSMSIERFEELTSGVKSVLDNA from the coding sequence ATGGAGAGCGTCGACATCGATCCCAAACTCGCCGACGAACTGGTCTCCGTCTGTCGAACCACGGTCGGAGACGAACTGCGGAGTATTACGTACTTCACCGAGGACGCCGTCTCCCAGCTTTACCTGCGATCCGACCTCGAGCAGACCGCGGACCTCGTCGGCTTCGCGGAACACGAGCGGATGGGCTTTCACTCGCAGTCGGCGTACCGCAACACGCAACTGGGTGAGTACCAGGCGACGATACGGACGTTCGAGAACGGCTACCTGACGCGGATCATCCGGGACGAACACGGCGTCTGGGTGACGACCGACAGCATGTCGATAGAACGGTTCGAAGAACTGACGTCTGGGGTGAAATCCGTCCTCGACAACGCCTGA
- a CDS encoding DUF5828 family protein → MEESISGFKVRGDWGDVVEHGERISRALRDAGVGSSDESADTDADENFTGALEEWEEWRPKAHETLDADVSEKTADQASVEEGKGEKAGKEPDEDIKTAGEKLSESYEQLEEDDAEAAVDNWKESIDYVARAADSASRKALRRVEDTVYQNVMTQLAPYYFDNALVSANIQQSARGNDDAERFVFEVNVNDDDLKDEVSDRLAELDEEVDRWHVEVEKDTDAAEAIEGAEPPPEPEDDEPKSTTN, encoded by the coding sequence ATGGAAGAGAGCATCTCGGGGTTCAAAGTTCGCGGTGACTGGGGCGACGTCGTCGAACACGGCGAACGCATCTCCCGTGCGCTGCGGGACGCCGGCGTCGGCTCGAGCGACGAGTCCGCCGACACCGACGCCGACGAGAACTTCACGGGTGCGCTCGAGGAGTGGGAGGAGTGGCGTCCCAAGGCCCACGAAACCCTCGATGCCGACGTCAGTGAGAAGACGGCTGACCAGGCAAGCGTCGAGGAAGGGAAAGGCGAGAAAGCAGGGAAAGAGCCCGACGAAGACATCAAGACCGCCGGCGAGAAGCTCTCGGAGTCGTACGAACAGCTCGAGGAGGACGACGCCGAGGCCGCGGTCGACAACTGGAAGGAGTCGATCGATTACGTCGCGCGCGCGGCAGATTCTGCCAGCCGCAAGGCGTTGCGACGGGTCGAGGACACGGTCTACCAGAACGTGATGACACAGCTCGCACCCTATTATTTCGACAACGCGCTCGTCAGTGCGAACATCCAGCAGTCCGCGCGCGGGAACGACGACGCCGAACGATTCGTCTTCGAGGTCAACGTCAACGACGACGACCTGAAAGACGAGGTCTCGGATCGGCTGGCCGAACTCGACGAGGAGGTCGACCGCTGGCACGTCGAAGTCGAGAAAGACACCGATGCGGCAGAAGCGATCGAGGGTGCCGAGCCGCCGCCGGAGCCAGAAGACGACGAGCCGAAGTCGACGACGAACTGA
- a CDS encoding TRAP transporter permease: protein MSVDNRDTDGLSEEEKEEILQEVERSRSHRGLAALVVTLLGISFSAFQMWIAARGRQFGGTLPGIGEFQLVSLQLLQVNAIHVTFALVLAFLLFPASRGDGAVAGLLGRLRSAIHRRTGPDHVLARVTDRLRDFLHWAIVDPSLSRITPIDVVFVGLALLPVHYMITSFDEILDLAVFGIHGGEPLHEFASWDIYGVTLSLEPLVMAVAAIGIPLDEVSYAFLMGVLGILLVLEATRRALGVLLMSLVASFIVYARWGYLVPRDSVVGALAIQPETWGNIIYNLWYTTEAGVMSTPVAVSVRFIYIFILFGAFLEMSGAGKWFIDLAYSLTGTRKGGPAKASVVSSGFMGMLSGSSIANTVTTGAFTIPLMKRSGYSPEFSGAVESSSSSGGQMLPPVMGAAAFLIMEFTGTPYADVIIAATLPAIAFFFGMWVMVHFEAVRGGIGGLPRAELPNGLEKLRSGWFYLIPIVLLLYFLVIARYSVNRAGWFTIVAVIALLAVVAAYNERTRVPLLATIGVLYFAQGGAYAATGGGLVHALQVLAGADAVAEPYAIGEAAVAATSDLGIITILVSVAFLLVDRSSDAPLLNLDEDVDEAAEKSASVIGRPSLSSNTAYRFSTFVLKSMDSGARTATTVVVAVAAAGVVPGVISVSGLGPNLAALIEVVSGGSMLLLLILMGVSSIIFGMGMPTTAMYIILIAMLGGPIQDAGIAILAGHLFVLYFGLMADVTPPVAVAAFAGAGVAKAEELKTATIAFLLSLNKVLVPFAFVFSPGILLMREGDEGWNVIGWADVADLGFFIPDVVIPVVGMFLGVYALGVTIIGYQYAEVTLTKRALYSVASVLLMVPEIPLLIAEGVLALFGVPSALTIFSITVSLRAVGLVMLAGLTYGNRTRGLEDNREFSTPTVGDS from the coding sequence ATGAGCGTAGACAATCGAGACACGGACGGGCTTTCGGAAGAAGAGAAAGAGGAGATTCTACAGGAAGTCGAGCGAAGCCGAAGCCATCGCGGGCTGGCAGCACTCGTCGTCACGCTGCTCGGTATCTCGTTTTCGGCGTTCCAGATGTGGATCGCCGCTCGGGGCCGACAGTTTGGCGGCACGTTGCCGGGCATCGGCGAGTTCCAACTCGTGTCGCTGCAGTTGCTGCAGGTCAACGCGATCCACGTCACGTTCGCGCTCGTCCTAGCGTTCCTGTTGTTCCCGGCGAGCAGGGGGGACGGCGCAGTCGCGGGCTTGCTGGGGAGACTCAGGTCCGCGATTCACCGTCGAACCGGACCGGACCACGTACTCGCACGGGTCACCGATCGACTCCGTGATTTCCTCCACTGGGCAATCGTCGATCCCTCGCTGAGCCGGATCACGCCGATCGACGTCGTGTTCGTCGGTCTCGCGCTGCTCCCGGTCCACTACATGATCACCTCGTTCGACGAGATCCTGGATCTCGCCGTCTTCGGCATTCACGGGGGAGAGCCTCTCCACGAGTTCGCCTCGTGGGATATCTACGGCGTCACGCTGTCGCTCGAGCCCCTCGTGATGGCCGTCGCCGCGATCGGCATCCCGCTCGACGAAGTTTCGTACGCGTTCCTGATGGGCGTACTCGGTATCCTGCTGGTACTCGAGGCGACCCGGCGCGCACTCGGCGTCCTGCTCATGTCGCTGGTCGCCTCCTTTATCGTCTATGCCCGCTGGGGCTACCTCGTTCCGCGGGACTCGGTCGTCGGAGCACTCGCCATCCAGCCCGAAACCTGGGGGAACATCATCTACAACCTCTGGTACACCACCGAAGCGGGCGTGATGAGTACGCCCGTGGCCGTCAGCGTCCGTTTCATCTACATCTTCATCCTCTTCGGAGCCTTCCTCGAGATGAGCGGTGCTGGCAAGTGGTTCATCGATCTGGCCTACTCGCTGACCGGCACCCGGAAGGGTGGGCCGGCGAAGGCCAGCGTCGTCTCGAGTGGCTTCATGGGGATGCTCTCGGGGTCGTCGATCGCGAACACGGTCACGACCGGCGCGTTTACGATCCCACTGATGAAGCGATCGGGCTACTCGCCGGAGTTCTCCGGCGCAGTCGAGTCCTCGTCGTCCTCGGGCGGCCAGATGCTCCCGCCGGTGATGGGCGCTGCCGCGTTCCTGATCATGGAGTTCACCGGAACCCCCTACGCGGACGTGATCATCGCCGCGACTCTCCCCGCCATCGCCTTCTTCTTCGGGATGTGGGTTATGGTCCACTTCGAGGCCGTCCGGGGCGGTATCGGTGGGCTTCCGCGGGCCGAGCTGCCAAACGGACTCGAGAAGCTCCGTTCGGGCTGGTTCTACCTGATCCCGATCGTCCTCCTGCTTTACTTCCTCGTCATCGCCCGGTACTCGGTCAACCGGGCCGGTTGGTTTACGATCGTCGCCGTCATCGCGCTGCTCGCGGTCGTCGCGGCCTACAACGAACGGACGCGCGTCCCGCTGCTTGCGACGATCGGCGTTCTCTATTTCGCCCAGGGTGGTGCGTACGCGGCGACCGGCGGCGGACTCGTTCACGCGCTCCAAGTCCTGGCCGGTGCTGACGCTGTCGCGGAGCCGTACGCCATCGGTGAGGCTGCGGTCGCGGCCACGTCCGACCTCGGTATCATTACGATCCTCGTTAGCGTTGCCTTCCTGCTCGTCGACCGGAGTTCGGACGCACCGCTGCTGAACCTCGACGAGGACGTCGACGAGGCGGCCGAAAAGAGCGCGTCGGTGATCGGTCGGCCGTCGCTGTCGTCGAACACGGCCTACCGGTTCAGTACGTTCGTCCTGAAGTCGATGGACTCGGGTGCACGAACCGCGACGACGGTCGTCGTCGCCGTCGCCGCGGCGGGTGTCGTTCCCGGCGTCATCAGCGTCTCCGGACTCGGCCCCAACCTCGCGGCTCTCATCGAGGTCGTCAGCGGGGGCTCCATGCTGTTGCTGTTGATCCTGATGGGTGTCTCCTCGATCATCTTCGGGATGGGGATGCCGACGACCGCGATGTACATCATCCTGATCGCGATGCTCGGCGGCCCGATCCAGGACGCCGGAATTGCGATCCTCGCGGGACACCTCTTCGTGCTCTACTTCGGGCTGATGGCGGACGTCACCCCGCCGGTCGCCGTGGCCGCGTTCGCCGGCGCCGGTGTCGCGAAGGCAGAAGAGTTGAAGACCGCGACGATCGCGTTCCTGCTCTCACTGAACAAGGTCCTGGTACCGTTCGCCTTCGTCTTCTCACCGGGCATCCTGCTCATGCGCGAGGGCGATGAGGGGTGGAACGTCATCGGCTGGGCCGACGTCGCCGACCTCGGCTTCTTCATCCCCGACGTGGTGATCCCGGTCGTCGGGATGTTCCTCGGGGTCTACGCACTCGGCGTGACGATCATCGGCTACCAGTACGCGGAAGTAACCCTGACCAAGCGGGCACTGTACTCGGTTGCGTCGGTCCTGCTGATGGTGCCGGAGATCCCGCTGTTGATCGCCGAAGGCGTGCTCGCGCTGTTCGGCGTTCCCTCCGCGCTGACGATCTTCTCGATCACCGTCTCGCTACGGGCGGTCGGGCTGGTGATGCTCGCGGGCCTCACCTACGGGAACCGCACTCGAGGACTCGAGGACAACCGCGAGTTCTCGACGCCTACTGTCGGCGACAGCTAG
- a CDS encoding DUF1850 domain-containing protein: MDRSTRRRVAIGILAFVVAAALAVVVAPSGSTLVVEDADTGERLLEIPVEDGDEVTLSYTHSVEKTPIEDVYVVDGTELRMDRMVFRSYGAGLPANKPIERTDDGFVVYSDDSYEELGVVPAPIAEHELVVGDERYDLVEQSDGPVVITVTDATRIDTVSTLEYEVSGNIHAAI; this comes from the coding sequence GTGGACAGATCGACCCGCCGGCGCGTTGCGATCGGTATTCTCGCGTTCGTCGTAGCGGCGGCGCTCGCCGTCGTCGTCGCGCCGTCGGGATCGACACTCGTCGTCGAAGACGCCGATACCGGTGAGCGACTGCTCGAGATTCCGGTCGAGGACGGCGACGAAGTGACGCTTTCGTACACGCACAGCGTCGAGAAGACGCCGATCGAGGACGTCTACGTCGTCGACGGAACCGAGCTTCGCATGGATCGGATGGTGTTCCGTTCCTACGGAGCGGGGTTACCAGCGAACAAGCCGATCGAGCGGACCGACGACGGGTTCGTCGTCTACAGCGACGACTCCTACGAGGAACTGGGCGTCGTCCCCGCACCGATCGCCGAACACGAACTCGTCGTCGGTGACGAACGATACGACCTGGTCGAGCAGTCCGACGGCCCAGTCGTTATTACAGTGACAGACGCCACTCGGATAGACACAGTTTCAACCCTCGAGTACGAGGTCTCGGGTAATATCCACGCAGCTATATGA
- a CDS encoding TAXI family TRAP transporter solute-binding subunit has protein sequence MVKDLKRRQVIAAAGIAGLSGLAGCVGEDAVENGDDTDDNGDEDANGGDEDDAGDAQPDEGGEVLSWHAGGTGGTYYPLSGDFKSIVEEHTAHGLQVQSTGASVANVGSLHREEAEFALIQNDIGYFAANGTGLEQFEGEPMENIRGVATLYPETIHVLTQEDSEIETITDLEGATVVTGDAGSGTQVNALQILEAAGIEEDDFDEQNADFDAAADQIRDGDVDAAFVVGGWPVGAVEELATTEDISLVEIAGDVRDDVMDAAEWFAADTIPAGTYDGIDEDVDTVSVQAMIATHEGVDEEIVEDVTAAIFDNTDDVTQKVDFIDVDSAQDGMPIDLHPGADAYFN, from the coding sequence ATGGTGAAAGACCTCAAACGGCGGCAGGTTATCGCTGCTGCTGGGATTGCTGGACTGAGCGGATTAGCTGGCTGTGTCGGTGAAGACGCCGTCGAGAACGGCGACGATACCGACGACAACGGTGACGAAGACGCCAACGGTGGCGACGAGGACGACGCCGGAGACGCCCAGCCCGACGAGGGAGGCGAAGTGCTCTCGTGGCACGCCGGCGGTACGGGTGGCACCTACTACCCGCTGTCCGGTGACTTCAAGAGCATCGTCGAGGAGCACACGGCCCACGGACTGCAGGTGCAGTCGACCGGTGCGAGCGTCGCGAACGTCGGCAGCCTCCACCGCGAGGAAGCCGAGTTCGCCCTGATCCAGAACGACATCGGGTACTTCGCGGCCAACGGAACCGGCCTCGAGCAGTTCGAGGGCGAGCCGATGGAGAACATCCGCGGCGTCGCAACGCTGTACCCCGAGACGATCCACGTCCTCACGCAGGAAGACTCGGAGATCGAGACGATCACCGACCTCGAGGGCGCGACGGTCGTCACCGGTGACGCCGGCAGTGGTACCCAGGTCAACGCACTGCAGATTCTGGAAGCCGCCGGCATCGAAGAGGACGACTTCGACGAGCAGAACGCCGACTTCGACGCCGCTGCGGACCAGATCCGCGACGGTGACGTCGACGCCGCCTTCGTCGTCGGTGGCTGGCCGGTCGGCGCAGTCGAAGAACTCGCGACGACCGAAGACATCTCGCTCGTCGAGATCGCCGGCGACGTCCGTGACGACGTCATGGACGCCGCAGAGTGGTTCGCCGCGGACACCATCCCGGCAGGCACCTACGACGGTATCGACGAAGACGTCGACACCGTCTCCGTGCAGGCGATGATCGCGACCCACGAGGGCGTCGACGAAGAGATCGTCGAGGACGTCACCGCGGCAATCTTCGACAACACCGACGACGTCACCCAGAAGGTGGACTTCATCGACGTCGACTCGGCCCAGGACGGCATGCCGATCGACCTCCACCCTGGCGCTGACGCCTACTTCAACTAG
- a CDS encoding IMPACT family protein yields MTDAYRTVAEPATADFVVQGSEFLGHVRPVDSVDAAESFIETVEAEYADATHNVPAYRVRADPEGELLREYSSDDGEPSGSAGKPALNVLEKQELENCAVVVTRYYGGTNLGVGGLVRAYSKAVKDAVDAAGVVEERPHESVSVTVEYDDSGTVRGILESEGYEFEADYDADVSFDVRVPIAEAEPFRDRLRSATSGRVDLD; encoded by the coding sequence GTGACCGATGCCTACCGGACCGTCGCCGAACCTGCGACCGCCGACTTCGTCGTCCAGGGCTCGGAGTTTCTCGGCCACGTTCGGCCGGTCGACTCCGTCGACGCCGCCGAATCGTTCATCGAAACCGTCGAGGCCGAGTACGCTGACGCCACGCACAACGTCCCCGCCTACCGGGTACGGGCCGATCCCGAGGGCGAACTCCTGCGCGAATACTCGAGCGACGACGGCGAACCCTCCGGTTCCGCGGGGAAACCGGCGCTGAACGTCCTCGAGAAGCAGGAACTCGAGAACTGTGCAGTCGTGGTCACCCGCTACTACGGCGGGACGAACCTCGGCGTCGGGGGGCTCGTCCGGGCCTACTCGAAGGCCGTGAAGGACGCCGTCGACGCCGCGGGCGTGGTCGAGGAACGGCCACACGAATCCGTCTCGGTCACCGTCGAGTACGACGACTCCGGCACCGTTCGCGGGATACTGGAGAGCGAGGGCTACGAGTTCGAAGCCGACTACGACGCCGACGTCTCCTTCGACGTCCGGGTTCCGATAGCGGAGGCCGAGCCGTTCCGGGATCGGCTACGGAGCGCGACGAGCGGCCGCGTCGATCTCGACTAG
- a CDS encoding S9 family peptidase, whose amino-acid sequence MNGIDATDYHDITHAEEPRLSPGDDRVAFVRREPDDEESYTATIHAVPVGGDEPTQFTVSEGVDGQPRWSPDGDRLAFTSTRGETDRQQLWILPTTGGEARRITGVVGGIADLEWSPDGSKLLFTQQVTPDDREHDRDYAVDPDYEPEKPDPRVIDRMIYRAATEYFDGRRSHVYVVDVEQALEADESTLFGDDGEELERDSHPITRLTAGGVDYVGPTWGDDETIYYAAKVTEEDEHPDDSDTYELYEHDLGADASDASDDGETRERDHVTAFTETTGWVASLEATTDGLVAFTYTPEDKMTMRQTEIRVHDRSDGTEVTPTDPLDRTIGAGSGFQFDPAGESLYFATPDEGSQVLWSVPADASDAPTKVHGDGATVEAFSVGEDTIAFAQSEWDHPGDIFVSTRGGNEVHRLTRVNADLLADRPVRQPEEIRFENDGTEIQGWILTPPEFDADATDEEYPLVVEIHGGPHSQWTTAGTMWHEFQTLAAEGYVVFWCNPRGSTGYGEEHAMAIERDWGDVTLSDVLAGVEEVCERDYVDETEQYVTGGSFGGFMTAWTVSHTDRFEAAVSQRGVYDLTSFYGSTDAFKLVEGDFGTTPWGEPEFLWEQSPAAHVDEVDTPTLLLHSDRDYRTPANTAELFYLGLQKHGVDTRLVRYPREGHELSRSGEPGHVVDRLERIVRWFDGYSEYTEDPLALERDRDDGLSAGSEDADEE is encoded by the coding sequence GTGAACGGAATCGACGCGACCGATTACCACGATATCACTCACGCAGAAGAGCCTCGCCTCTCGCCGGGCGACGACCGCGTCGCGTTCGTGCGACGCGAACCCGACGACGAGGAGTCTTACACCGCGACGATCCACGCCGTCCCCGTCGGCGGCGACGAGCCGACCCAGTTTACCGTCAGCGAGGGCGTCGACGGCCAGCCTCGCTGGAGTCCGGACGGCGACAGACTCGCGTTCACCAGTACTCGTGGCGAAACCGATCGCCAGCAGCTATGGATTCTGCCAACGACCGGCGGCGAAGCCCGACGAATTACGGGCGTCGTCGGCGGCATCGCCGACCTCGAGTGGAGTCCGGACGGCTCGAAACTCCTCTTCACCCAGCAGGTCACTCCCGACGACCGCGAGCACGACCGCGATTACGCCGTCGATCCCGACTACGAACCCGAGAAACCCGACCCGCGGGTCATCGACCGGATGATCTACCGCGCCGCGACGGAGTACTTCGACGGCCGCCGAAGCCACGTCTACGTCGTCGACGTCGAGCAAGCACTCGAGGCCGACGAGAGCACGCTCTTCGGGGACGACGGGGAGGAACTCGAGCGCGACTCCCACCCGATCACGCGGCTGACCGCCGGCGGCGTCGACTACGTCGGACCGACCTGGGGCGACGACGAGACGATCTACTACGCCGCCAAGGTTACCGAGGAGGACGAACACCCCGACGACTCGGACACGTACGAACTGTACGAACACGACCTGGGAGCCGACGCGTCGGATGCCTCGGACGACGGCGAAACTCGAGAGCGCGACCACGTCACGGCGTTCACGGAGACGACGGGCTGGGTGGCGTCGCTCGAGGCGACGACGGACGGCCTCGTCGCGTTCACGTACACGCCCGAGGATAAGATGACGATGCGCCAGACCGAGATCCGGGTTCACGACCGATCGGACGGGACGGAGGTCACGCCGACGGATCCGCTCGATCGGACCATCGGTGCCGGGAGCGGCTTCCAGTTCGATCCCGCCGGCGAGTCGCTCTACTTCGCGACGCCGGACGAAGGATCGCAGGTCCTCTGGTCGGTGCCGGCCGACGCGAGCGACGCCCCCACGAAAGTCCACGGCGACGGCGCTACCGTCGAAGCGTTCTCGGTCGGCGAGGACACCATCGCGTTCGCCCAGAGCGAGTGGGACCATCCCGGCGACATCTTCGTCTCGACCCGTGGCGGCAACGAGGTCCATCGGCTGACGCGGGTCAACGCCGATCTGCTCGCGGATCGGCCCGTCCGCCAGCCCGAGGAGATCCGGTTCGAGAACGACGGCACCGAGATCCAGGGGTGGATCCTGACGCCGCCGGAGTTCGACGCCGACGCGACCGACGAGGAGTACCCGCTGGTCGTCGAGATCCACGGCGGCCCCCACTCCCAGTGGACGACCGCGGGGACGATGTGGCACGAGTTCCAGACGCTCGCGGCGGAAGGGTACGTCGTCTTCTGGTGTAACCCGCGTGGCTCGACCGGCTACGGTGAGGAGCACGCGATGGCGATCGAACGCGACTGGGGCGACGTGACGCTCTCGGATGTGCTGGCAGGCGTCGAGGAAGTCTGTGAGCGCGACTACGTCGACGAGACCGAACAGTACGTCACCGGCGGTAGCTTCGGCGGCTTCATGACCGCCTGGACGGTCTCTCACACCGACCGCTTCGAGGCCGCCGTCTCCCAGCGAGGCGTCTACGACCTCACGAGTTTCTACGGCTCGACGGACGCGTTCAAACTCGTCGAGGGCGACTTCGGCACCACACCCTGGGGCGAACCCGAATTCCTCTGGGAGCAGTCCCCCGCAGCCCACGTCGACGAGGTCGACACACCGACGCTGCTTCTCCACTCGGACCGAGACTACCGAACGCCCGCCAACACCGCCGAACTGTTCTACCTCGGCCTGCAGAAACACGGCGTCGACACCCGACTCGTCCGCTACCCACGCGAAGGCCACGAACTCTCTCGCTCGGGCGAACCCGGCCACGTCGTCGACCGCCTCGAGCGCATCGTCCGCTGGTTCGACGGCTACTCCGAGTATACGGAGGATCCGCTGGCGCTCGAGCGCGACCGTGACGACGGTCTCTCGGCCGGTTCGGAGGACGCAGACGAGGAGTGA
- a CDS encoding YgaP family membrane protein, which translates to MDRNVGGIDRLVRIVGGFALLAFGYRNRNDTLGTLAFVAGSDIFATAVIQRCPVNALVGIDTCSDP; encoded by the coding sequence ATGGATCGAAACGTCGGCGGAATCGACCGCCTCGTTCGGATCGTCGGCGGGTTCGCGCTGCTCGCGTTCGGCTACCGGAATCGAAATGATACTCTCGGAACACTTGCGTTCGTCGCCGGAAGCGACATTTTCGCGACGGCTGTGATTCAGCGGTGTCCGGTCAACGCACTCGTGGGTATCGATACCTGTTCGGACCCTTGA
- a CDS encoding DUF4234 domain-containing protein, whose product MSATQGTFEERSTVLAIVLSIVTLGLYLVYWLHQVHKQFAAAKDEEFNPIVRTIGLFIPIYNLLVMWRTSSDAEELLPNVSSVVVFLTWIVFFPIMMYLVQSGINEQA is encoded by the coding sequence ATGTCAGCGACCCAAGGAACCTTCGAAGAGCGAAGCACCGTTCTGGCAATCGTCCTCTCGATCGTCACCCTCGGACTCTACCTGGTGTACTGGCTCCACCAGGTCCACAAGCAGTTCGCCGCTGCCAAAGACGAGGAGTTCAACCCGATCGTTCGAACGATCGGGCTGTTCATCCCGATTTACAACCTGCTCGTGATGTGGCGTACCAGCTCCGACGCCGAGGAACTCCTGCCGAACGTCAGTTCCGTCGTTGTCTTCCTCACCTGGATCGTCTTCTTCCCGATCATGATGTATCTCGTCCAGAGCGGGATCAACGAACAGGCCTGA
- the upp gene encoding uracil phosphoribosyltransferase, translating into MTIEDRDDAYLVTHALAKHTLSQLRDVETEQVSFRKGLVKLGRICGYEIIDGRMETEYVEIETPLETTMGEQVRGLDDVVIINVLRAATPFVEGLLKAFPRARQGVISASRDEEAGREEDGSFPITIDYVKLPEITEDDTVIVADPMLATGSTMCAVLDHITDNSVEPENLIVLSAVSAPDGLLRVDDEFPEADLLTVSIDDKLDDDGFIVPGLGDAGDRAFRTT; encoded by the coding sequence ATGACGATCGAAGACCGGGACGACGCGTATCTCGTCACGCACGCACTGGCGAAACACACGCTCTCGCAGCTGCGAGACGTCGAAACCGAACAGGTCAGCTTCCGCAAGGGACTCGTGAAGCTCGGGCGCATCTGTGGCTACGAGATTATCGACGGCCGCATGGAGACCGAGTACGTCGAGATCGAGACGCCACTCGAGACCACGATGGGCGAGCAGGTTCGTGGCCTCGACGACGTCGTCATCATCAACGTCCTGCGCGCGGCGACGCCGTTCGTCGAGGGACTGCTGAAGGCGTTCCCTCGCGCGCGACAGGGCGTCATCAGCGCGAGCCGCGACGAGGAGGCCGGCCGCGAGGAAGATGGCTCGTTCCCGATCACGATCGACTACGTGAAACTCCCCGAGATCACCGAAGACGACACCGTCATCGTCGCCGACCCGATGCTCGCGACGGGGTCGACGATGTGTGCAGTCCTGGATCACATCACGGACAACTCGGTCGAACCGGAGAACCTGATCGTCCTCTCCGCGGTTTCGGCACCGGACGGCCTGCTGCGCGTCGACGACGAGTTCCCCGAGGCCGACCTGCTGACGGTGTCGATCGACGACAAACTCGACGACGACGGCTTCATCGTTCCCGGTCTCGGCGACGCTGGCGACCGGGCGTTCCGGACGACGTAA
- a CDS encoding amino acid-binding protein — MFDEIMEKFEGSPSQQAVIRLLLERGFSVNDDGRVVSGGIEIPNTGIAREIDVDRRVVDSTTDVILEDPELRRIFQNISQVPSLMDLAPVLDLTVLSIAVDDPEQEGIVAGITGTLADNGVSIRQTISEDPEFTDEPRLYLVTDEDLPGDVITELRDLEFVRKIELQ; from the coding sequence ATGTTCGACGAGATCATGGAGAAGTTCGAGGGGTCCCCGAGTCAGCAGGCAGTTATCCGACTCCTGCTCGAGCGAGGATTCTCGGTCAACGACGACGGACGGGTCGTCTCCGGCGGTATCGAGATACCGAACACGGGGATCGCCCGCGAGATCGACGTCGACCGTCGGGTCGTCGACTCGACGACGGACGTCATCCTCGAGGATCCGGAACTGCGGCGTATCTTCCAGAATATCTCCCAGGTGCCGAGCCTGATGGACCTCGCGCCCGTTCTCGATCTGACAGTGCTGTCGATCGCCGTCGACGACCCGGAACAGGAGGGAATCGTCGCCGGCATCACCGGGACGCTCGCGGACAACGGCGTTTCGATCCGGCAGACGATAAGCGAAGACCCCGAGTTCACCGACGAACCACGGCTCTACCTGGTCACTGACGAGGACCTCCCTGGCGATGTGATCACCGAACTTCGGGATCTGGAGTTCGTCCGGAAAATCGAGTTACAGTAG
- a CDS encoding PH domain-containing protein — protein MATGRATTTVLAATLVAFAVGSVVGVGLSRIDLDVVDRLGGSRLRWVVPILPVVPFAVVGVAAIFGSTGERVGIVAVVAAFSIAISGHVLAWSIGSRYADVTAGGEPILACRWEPPQSPKLDVLLLALWWLGAVVNVVAGEWLFAITWAGVGAGWFVSGLVEGRFRLGSTGRSPEVRVHDDGLVRQWPYTRSFVPWSDVDHVRLREGELVLDRGLFDVRLESDDLETPEKLLTAIERQHSSDGTRPAAA, from the coding sequence ATGGCGACAGGTAGGGCGACAACGACAGTTCTCGCTGCGACGCTCGTCGCGTTCGCGGTCGGTTCTGTCGTTGGAGTCGGTCTCTCGAGGATCGATCTCGACGTCGTGGACAGACTCGGTGGCAGTCGCCTCCGATGGGTTGTTCCGATTCTTCCAGTCGTGCCGTTCGCCGTCGTCGGGGTCGCCGCGATATTCGGTTCGACGGGCGAACGCGTCGGTATCGTCGCCGTCGTCGCGGCGTTTTCGATCGCTATCTCGGGACACGTCCTCGCGTGGTCGATAGGGAGCCGCTACGCGGACGTAACTGCCGGAGGGGAACCGATACTGGCGTGTCGGTGGGAGCCGCCGCAGTCACCGAAACTGGACGTGCTCTTGCTCGCTCTCTGGTGGCTAGGAGCGGTCGTCAACGTCGTCGCCGGCGAGTGGCTGTTTGCGATCACCTGGGCAGGAGTCGGAGCCGGCTGGTTCGTCAGCGGCCTCGTCGAGGGACGGTTTCGGCTCGGGTCGACGGGACGGTCGCCCGAGGTTCGGGTCCACGACGACGGACTCGTCAGGCAGTGGCCCTACACCAGATCCTTCGTTCCCTGGAGCGACGTCGACCACGTTCGCCTGCGCGAGGGCGAACTCGTCCTCGACCGCGGCCTGTTCGACGTCCGCCTCGAGAGCGACGACCTCGAGACGCCCGAAAAACTCCTGACGGCGATCGAACGCCAGCACTCGAGCGACGGGACGCGCCCGGCGGCGGCGTAA